The following proteins are encoded in a genomic region of Sneathiella marina:
- a CDS encoding helix-turn-helix domain-containing protein, which yields MAIKINLDLMLIKRQMKSNELARLVGITEQNLSILKRGKAKAIRVSTLEAICRHLQCQPGDILEYTDDD from the coding sequence ATGGCAATAAAAATCAATCTCGACCTTATGCTGATAAAAAGACAAATGAAGTCAAATGAACTGGCCAGGCTGGTTGGTATTACCGAACAGAATCTATCAATTCTAAAACGCGGAAAGGCAAAAGCCATCAGGGTTAGTACGCTGGAAGCAATTTGCCGGCATTTGCAATGTCAGCCCGGGGATATTCTCGAATATACAGATGACGATTAA
- a CDS encoding AMP-binding protein: MYEFQLSQSYIPAQEDAVVLETTVGGVLRETASRTPEAEALVEVNMEGQTARRWTYRELLAESERLAQALATRFKPGEHITVWAPNIPEWVVMEYACALAGLVLVTANPAYQAKELEYVLRQSASVALFSVKSYRGNPMADIALQATENLPDIREMVDMEDPAALFHMAAEAVPLPDVKPSDAAQIQYTSGTTGFPKGAVLSHRGLTNNARYFNLRTRTDQQASWLNFMPMFHTSGCAVITLGAVQAGCRMLIVKVFDPIAVLDLIEQEKITALLGVPTMLVGMLEALQSHKRDMSSLTMAISGGSMVAPELVRNVCDAFGCEFETVYGQTETYPLISQHHHNDTIEDICTTVGQPMPQTETSIRSVDDNSVVAIDTVGEICVRGYCTMIGYHANEAATSETIDAEGWLHTGDLGAMDSRGYLRITGRVKEMIIRGGENLFPAEIENILLEHPSVAEVAIVGIPDPKWGEIVACFVRPEPGAEADHLDLRRHCREHMSPQKTPATWCFVKEFPLTGSGKIQKFVLRDRYVAGDYDALN; this comes from the coding sequence ATGTATGAATTTCAATTGTCTCAATCCTATATTCCAGCTCAGGAAGATGCTGTTGTTCTGGAAACAACCGTTGGCGGCGTGTTGCGTGAGACGGCAAGTCGGACGCCAGAGGCGGAAGCATTGGTTGAAGTTAATATGGAGGGGCAGACAGCCCGGCGGTGGACATACCGGGAATTGCTGGCGGAAAGTGAGCGTCTCGCCCAGGCACTTGCCACCCGGTTCAAGCCCGGCGAGCATATAACGGTTTGGGCACCAAATATCCCCGAATGGGTCGTGATGGAATATGCCTGCGCCCTGGCAGGGCTTGTTCTGGTGACGGCGAACCCGGCCTATCAGGCCAAAGAACTGGAATATGTGCTCAGGCAATCGGCTTCCGTCGCGCTGTTCTCCGTCAAGAGTTATCGCGGCAATCCCATGGCGGATATCGCGCTGCAGGCAACAGAGAACCTTCCTGACATACGCGAAATGGTCGATATGGAGGACCCGGCGGCGCTGTTTCACATGGCCGCAGAGGCGGTTCCCTTGCCCGACGTCAAACCAAGCGATGCCGCCCAAATTCAATATACCTCCGGCACCACGGGCTTTCCCAAGGGCGCGGTGCTGTCCCACCGGGGGCTGACAAATAATGCCCGCTATTTCAACCTTCGGACCCGCACGGACCAGCAAGCGAGCTGGCTGAACTTCATGCCGATGTTTCATACCAGCGGCTGCGCCGTGATAACCCTTGGTGCCGTCCAGGCGGGGTGTCGCATGCTGATCGTCAAGGTTTTTGACCCGATCGCGGTTCTGGATCTTATCGAACAGGAAAAGATCACCGCCCTGCTTGGGGTGCCGACGATGCTGGTCGGCATGCTGGAAGCGTTGCAGAGCCATAAACGGGATATGTCGTCCCTGACCATGGCCATTTCCGGCGGATCCATGGTGGCGCCGGAGCTTGTCCGCAATGTTTGCGACGCTTTCGGCTGCGAGTTCGAGACGGTGTATGGGCAGACGGAAACCTATCCGCTTATCAGTCAGCATCACCATAATGACACGATTGAGGATATCTGCACCACCGTTGGCCAGCCCATGCCGCAAACGGAAACGTCAATCCGCAGTGTGGATGATAACTCCGTCGTCGCAATTGATACCGTCGGGGAAATTTGTGTGCGCGGCTATTGCACGATGATCGGGTATCACGCCAATGAAGCCGCGACATCAGAAACTATCGATGCCGAGGGCTGGCTGCATACGGGAGACCTGGGGGCCATGGACAGCCGCGGATATCTTCGTATCACGGGGCGCGTCAAGGAAATGATCATTCGCGGCGGCGAGAACCTGTTCCCGGCGGAAATAGAAAATATCCTGCTGGAACACCCGTCGGTGGCGGAAGTCGCCATTGTTGGTATCCCCGATCCCAAATGGGGCGAAATTGTTGCCTGTTTCGTGCGGCCCGAGCCGGGGGCTGAGGCGGATCATCTGGACTTGCGCCGCCATTGCCGGGAGCATATGTCGCCGCAAAAAACGCCGGCAACATGGTGTTTCGTCAAGGAGTTCCCGCTCACCGGGTCGGGCAAGATCCAGAAATTCGTCCTGCGCGACCGGTATGTCGCCGGCGACTATGACGCCCTCAACTGA
- the prmC gene encoding peptide chain release factor N(5)-glutamine methyltransferase, with amino-acid sequence MVQTLQKAVSEAAKLLSGAGVTGARRDAALLMANILESDVGILYLEPDRSLTNAQYSSFQRAIERRALREPISHILGHREFWSLDFLVGPDVLDPRPDSETLIETVLMAQKSGQEITSILDLGVGSGCLLLSLLSEIENARGTGVDQSQAAIEIAIQNARRLGLEDRTKFQHGNWCDGIGETFDLVISNPPYIPASDIEGLQPEVKDFEPLSALIGGEDGLDCYRDIVSSVKPRMNSNSLIVFEVGAGQAQQVSDLLENSGFSDVSRHKDLAEIERCVSAFS; translated from the coding sequence ATGGTTCAGACACTGCAAAAGGCGGTATCTGAAGCGGCAAAGCTACTTTCTGGCGCCGGTGTTACAGGTGCGCGACGGGACGCCGCGTTGCTTATGGCAAATATTCTAGAATCGGATGTAGGCATTCTTTATCTGGAGCCTGACCGGTCTTTGACCAATGCTCAATATTCCAGTTTTCAACGTGCTATTGAACGCAGGGCCTTGCGGGAGCCAATCTCCCATATTTTGGGGCACCGTGAATTTTGGAGTCTGGATTTTCTTGTTGGTCCGGATGTTTTGGATCCCCGGCCGGACAGCGAGACATTGATCGAAACCGTTCTCATGGCACAAAAATCTGGTCAAGAAATCACATCCATACTGGATTTGGGTGTCGGGAGTGGCTGCCTGCTTCTCTCTTTACTAAGTGAAATTGAAAATGCAAGAGGAACGGGTGTTGATCAAAGCCAGGCCGCAATTGAAATCGCGATACAAAATGCCAGACGATTGGGCCTGGAGGACCGGACAAAGTTTCAACATGGAAACTGGTGTGACGGGATAGGGGAAACGTTTGACCTGGTGATCAGTAACCCGCCCTATATTCCGGCCAGTGACATAGAAGGCTTGCAACCTGAAGTGAAGGATTTTGAACCGCTTTCGGCACTTATTGGAGGAGAAGACGGGCTCGATTGCTACCGAGATATCGTATCCAGTGTAAAGCCAAGAATGAATTCTAACAGTTTGATTGTTTTTGAAGTCGGTGCCGGACAGGCCCAGCAGGTGTCGGATCTTCTGGAAAACTCCGGTTTTTCAGATGTTTCCCGTCATAAAGACCTGGCTGAAATCGAGCGATGTGTTTCAGCATTTTCCTAA
- the prfA gene encoding peptide chain release factor 1 — protein MLPEEKLKMILARFDELEAGMSGEMGDIAAEEFVKMSREYADIKPVVEAIREFQSAREELADLLEMIAGEDTDAEMKEMAELEIEDLKTTLPDLEHSIKLQLLPKDDADEKNAILEIRAGTGGDEAALFAGDLYRMYQRYAEGLGWKSETMSSSDSDLGGIKEIVVKVTGRNVFANLKFESGVHRVQRVPETETGGRIHTSAATVAVLPEAEEVDVQIADSDVRVDIFRASGPGGQSVNTTDSAVRLTHIPTGIVVQQQDEKSQHKNKAKAMSVLRSRIYEAERAAKAEERSATRKGQVGTGDRSERIRTYNFPQGRVTDHRINLTLYKLDKVLAGEALGEIVDALIAEDQAELLAEIEGGT, from the coding sequence ATGCTACCAGAAGAAAAACTGAAAATGATTCTGGCTCGATTTGACGAGCTGGAAGCCGGTATGTCCGGTGAAATGGGAGACATCGCGGCTGAAGAATTTGTAAAAATGAGCCGGGAATACGCTGATATCAAACCCGTTGTGGAAGCCATTCGAGAGTTCCAGTCAGCGCGAGAGGAATTGGCTGATCTTTTGGAAATGATTGCCGGAGAAGACACCGACGCGGAAATGAAAGAAATGGCTGAGCTGGAGATTGAAGATCTTAAAACTACACTGCCGGATCTGGAGCATTCCATCAAATTACAACTGCTGCCAAAAGATGACGCCGATGAGAAAAATGCCATATTGGAAATTAGGGCCGGCACAGGTGGCGATGAAGCGGCATTATTTGCAGGTGACTTGTATCGCATGTATCAGCGCTACGCCGAAGGGCTGGGTTGGAAAAGCGAAACCATGTCATCCTCTGATTCAGATCTGGGCGGGATAAAGGAAATCGTCGTTAAAGTGACAGGGCGAAATGTGTTTGCGAACCTGAAATTCGAGTCCGGTGTTCATCGGGTACAACGTGTGCCCGAAACCGAAACGGGGGGGCGGATTCATACTTCAGCCGCGACGGTCGCTGTTTTGCCGGAAGCTGAAGAAGTCGATGTTCAAATTGCCGACAGTGACGTACGAGTTGATATTTTTCGTGCATCTGGCCCTGGTGGTCAATCCGTGAACACAACAGATTCCGCAGTACGCTTGACGCATATCCCGACGGGAATCGTTGTTCAACAGCAGGACGAAAAATCACAGCATAAAAACAAGGCGAAAGCCATGTCCGTTCTGCGTTCCCGAATTTATGAGGCGGAACGTGCCGCGAAAGCCGAAGAAAGATCAGCAACGCGAAAAGGGCAAGTTGGAACAGGGGATCGTTCGGAGCGGATACGGACGTATAACTTCCCTCAAGGCCGGGTCACAGATCATCGTATCAACCTGACCCTTTACAAGCTGGATAAAGTGCTTGCTGGGGAAGCATTGGGGGAAATTGTTGATGCCCTAATTGCCGAGGATCAGGCGGAGCTTCTTGCTGAAATTGAAGGTGGAACGTAA
- a CDS encoding DUF4167 domain-containing protein, whose amino-acid sequence MRVSSNRRPRGGRTNSGNNRSGGNSGRSNNNNNRRSSNGNRNYDSNGPDGKIRGTALQVYDKYIAVATDAQTSGDRVAAENYFQHAEHYFRIVAANNAAKQEKMSEQQAQANSQDSGNKDSSQAQGNSNNSESRNSPVAAESENTGEAPASLDLSTAEQPVVDLSAEVQSDVTVTSDITATVNDEAEAPKRKTSRTRTLRRRTSNRATQKDDSEQIDPVD is encoded by the coding sequence ATGAGAGTGAGCAGCAACAGACGCCCACGTGGCGGACGGACGAATTCTGGAAATAACCGGTCTGGTGGGAACTCGGGCCGTTCAAATAACAATAACAATAGACGCTCGTCCAACGGCAATCGTAACTATGATAGCAATGGTCCGGATGGAAAGATCCGTGGAACGGCACTTCAGGTTTATGACAAATACATTGCGGTTGCGACAGATGCACAAACTTCTGGCGATCGTGTCGCCGCGGAAAATTATTTCCAGCACGCAGAACATTACTTTCGCATAGTTGCTGCCAATAACGCGGCGAAACAAGAAAAAATGTCAGAGCAGCAAGCGCAAGCTAACAGTCAGGACAGCGGTAATAAGGACAGTTCGCAGGCGCAGGGCAACTCGAATAATTCGGAAAGCCGAAACAGTCCTGTGGCCGCAGAATCAGAAAATACCGGTGAAGCACCAGCATCTTTAGATTTAAGCACTGCGGAACAGCCTGTAGTCGATCTTTCTGCTGAAGTTCAATCAGATGTTACCGTTACCTCTGATATTACGGCCACGGTCAACGATGAAGCCGAAGCTCCGAAACGTAAAACAAGCCGTACACGCACATTGCGTCGACGGACTTCGAACCGGGCAACGCAGAAGGATGATAGTGAGCAGATCGATCCAGTAGATTAA
- the clpB gene encoding ATP-dependent chaperone ClpB, which translates to MDIEKYTDRSKGFIQSAQTLALRENHQRLTPEHLLKILLDDKEGLASGLISKAGGDANIARQGVEDAIKKMPQVTGGGAGQLSLTPELARLFASAEGLADKAGDSFVTAERLLLALALEKGTESTKILNKAGVTANNLNEAINDLRKGRTADSTGAEGSYDALNKYARDLTEAARDGKLDPVIGRDEEIRRTIQVLSRRTKNNPVLIGEPGVGKTAIIEGLALRIVNGDVPESLKDKKLMSLDLGQLIAGAKFRGEFEERLKAVLSEITALGGEVVLFIDELHTLVGAGAAEGSMDASNLLKPALARGELHCVGATTLDEYRKYIEKDAALARRFQSVFVSEPTVEDSISILRGLKEKYELHHGVQIADSALVAAATLSHRYITDRFLPDKAIDLMDEAASRRRMEVDSKPEEVDELDRKIMQMKIESSALEKETDKASQTRLEKLHEELVDLEKRSADLTESWQMEKEKLNKAQHVKEQLEEARNELANCQRLGNLQRAGELAYGLIPQLEKQLMEAEEAESSSVVNESVKEEDIAGIVSRWTGIPVDKMLSGERDKLLNMEDELRKRVIGQEEALRAVSNAVRRSRAGLQDPNQPIGSFLFLGPTGVGKTELTKALAGFLFDDEHALLRVDMSEFMEKHSVARLIGAPPGYVGYDQGGVITEAVRRRPYQVILFDEVEKAHPDVFNVLLQVLDDGRLTDGQGRTVDFKNTLIILTSNLGSEHLASGDEDADDPLIQHKVMDVVRAAFRPEFLNRLDEQIIFHRLTRDNMNAIVDIQLSHLQRLLQEREIELNLDDNAYQWLADRGYDPVYGARPLKRVIQRYLQNPLATQILEGSILDGSTVKVSAGDDGLMINDELAVAA; encoded by the coding sequence ATGGATATCGAAAAATATACAGATCGGTCGAAAGGATTTATCCAATCGGCTCAAACATTGGCCTTGCGTGAAAATCACCAGAGGCTTACCCCTGAACATCTTTTAAAAATATTGCTGGACGACAAGGAAGGTCTCGCGAGCGGCCTGATTTCAAAGGCGGGAGGCGATGCCAATATCGCGCGTCAGGGTGTTGAAGATGCAATCAAGAAAATGCCGCAAGTTACCGGTGGTGGTGCTGGTCAGCTGAGCCTGACACCAGAGCTCGCGCGGTTATTTGCTTCTGCAGAAGGTTTAGCAGATAAAGCTGGTGATAGCTTTGTTACAGCTGAACGCTTGCTGTTGGCCTTAGCCCTTGAAAAAGGGACGGAATCGACGAAGATTCTGAATAAAGCCGGTGTAACGGCAAATAATTTGAATGAAGCGATCAATGATTTACGGAAGGGCCGAACAGCGGACAGCACAGGCGCTGAAGGAAGTTATGACGCGCTGAATAAATATGCGCGCGATCTAACCGAAGCGGCACGAGACGGAAAACTGGATCCGGTTATTGGCCGGGATGAGGAAATCCGCCGTACCATACAGGTTCTTTCTCGGCGGACAAAAAACAATCCCGTTTTGATTGGAGAACCGGGGGTCGGTAAAACCGCTATTATTGAAGGGCTGGCGTTGCGGATCGTAAATGGTGATGTGCCAGAGAGCTTGAAGGACAAAAAGCTCATGTCGCTTGATTTGGGGCAATTGATTGCCGGTGCCAAATTCAGAGGTGAATTTGAAGAGCGCCTGAAAGCGGTGCTCTCAGAAATTACCGCTTTGGGTGGTGAAGTTGTCCTGTTTATTGACGAATTGCATACACTCGTTGGCGCCGGCGCTGCAGAAGGCTCTATGGATGCCTCCAATCTTCTGAAACCTGCTTTGGCGCGCGGAGAATTGCATTGTGTCGGTGCGACTACTTTGGATGAGTATCGAAAATATATTGAGAAGGATGCCGCACTCGCCCGACGGTTCCAATCTGTCTTTGTTTCGGAGCCGACAGTTGAAGACAGTATTTCCATTTTGCGTGGTTTGAAAGAAAAGTATGAACTTCATCATGGTGTCCAGATTGCCGACAGTGCATTGGTCGCTGCGGCAACGTTATCGCATCGCTATATCACGGATCGGTTTCTTCCCGACAAAGCGATTGATTTGATGGATGAGGCCGCCAGCCGCCGTCGGATGGAGGTTGATAGTAAACCGGAAGAAGTGGATGAGCTTGATCGAAAAATCATGCAAATGAAAATCGAGTCCTCTGCGCTGGAGAAAGAAACGGATAAGGCGTCACAGACCCGGCTTGAAAAGCTGCATGAAGAGCTAGTTGATCTTGAGAAGCGGTCGGCGGACTTGACGGAAAGCTGGCAGATGGAGAAGGAGAAGCTTAACAAGGCTCAGCATGTGAAAGAGCAACTTGAAGAAGCGCGGAACGAACTCGCCAACTGTCAACGTCTGGGTAATCTGCAACGGGCGGGGGAGCTTGCCTATGGATTGATCCCGCAACTTGAAAAGCAGTTGATGGAGGCAGAGGAGGCAGAGAGCTCTTCCGTTGTCAATGAAAGCGTGAAAGAAGAAGATATCGCAGGAATCGTTTCTCGCTGGACAGGAATTCCGGTTGACAAGATGTTGTCGGGCGAGCGCGACAAGCTTTTGAATATGGAAGATGAGCTTAGGAAACGAGTCATCGGCCAGGAAGAGGCCTTGCGAGCTGTTTCCAACGCTGTTCGGCGATCTCGTGCGGGTTTGCAAGATCCAAATCAGCCAATCGGTTCTTTCCTGTTTCTGGGACCTACGGGTGTTGGTAAGACGGAATTGACAAAAGCTCTGGCTGGCTTCTTATTTGATGACGAGCATGCATTGCTGCGTGTTGATATGTCGGAATTTATGGAAAAGCATAGTGTTGCTCGTTTGATTGGCGCGCCTCCGGGCTATGTCGGTTATGATCAAGGCGGTGTTATTACAGAAGCTGTGCGTCGGCGGCCTTATCAGGTTATTCTTTTTGATGAGGTTGAGAAGGCGCATCCGGATGTGTTTAACGTGCTTCTTCAAGTCCTTGACGATGGACGCCTGACAGACGGCCAGGGCCGGACGGTGGATTTCAAAAATACTTTGATTATTCTGACCTCGAATCTGGGGAGTGAGCATTTGGCTTCCGGAGATGAAGATGCAGATGATCCACTGATCCAGCATAAAGTAATGGATGTCGTTCGCGCCGCCTTCCGGCCTGAGTTTTTGAATAGGCTGGATGAGCAAATCATCTTCCATCGCCTGACGAGAGACAATATGAACGCCATTGTCGATATTCAATTATCTCATTTGCAACGATTGCTGCAGGAGCGGGAAATTGAACTAAATCTGGATGATAACGCATATCAATGGTTGGCTGATCGCGGGTACGACCCCGTTTATGGTGCGCGGCCACTGAAACGCGTTATTCAACGATACCTTCAAAACCCGTTGGCGACGCAGATTCTGGAAGGAAGCATTCTGGACGGATCAACAGTAAAAGTGTCGGCTGGTGACGATGGGCTGATGATCAATGATGAACTTGCCGTTGCCGCGTAA
- a CDS encoding DUF2975 domain-containing protein codes for MQNFSKIKTLSNWIYWILSLCIVIIPVYYLSFWFLINNTDFPLDAITTGATPIEPRTLPTEILAAGYLSSIFPLTVLVFVLLSLRKIFQLYKKGIVFSLEHVALFKKTAKLLVFWVLVSIAYESVKSVLFSLENPPGEKVLSIGFGSDEVTVILVAAFVYVIAWVMDEGRALAEENEMTI; via the coding sequence ATGCAGAATTTTTCGAAAATAAAAACATTGAGTAACTGGATTTACTGGATTCTATCCCTTTGCATTGTGATTATCCCTGTTTACTACCTGTCATTTTGGTTTCTCATAAACAATACGGATTTTCCGTTAGACGCCATCACCACAGGCGCGACGCCGATTGAGCCCCGAACCCTTCCAACAGAAATACTGGCGGCGGGATATCTTTCGAGCATATTTCCGTTGACGGTTCTGGTTTTCGTCCTTCTGAGTTTGAGGAAAATTTTCCAGCTATATAAAAAAGGGATCGTTTTTTCGCTTGAGCATGTGGCCCTGTTCAAGAAAACCGCAAAGCTGCTCGTTTTTTGGGTGCTCGTATCGATCGCCTATGAATCCGTAAAAAGTGTTCTTTTCTCTTTGGAAAACCCTCCCGGAGAAAAAGTTTTAAGTATTGGCTTTGGCTCAGATGAAGTAACAGTGATACTTGTCGCTGCTTTTGTCTATGTCATCGCATGGGTAATGGACGAGGGCCGGGCCTTGGCGGAAGAAAACGAAATGACCATATAA
- the gltS gene encoding sodium/glutamate symporter produces MTIFIEGASVITIAVTVWFLGTAVNRHVPLLSRYNIPVSVTGGLLCSALTALLFYAAGVTVEFDLALRDLLLLVFFSTIGLSAKFRTLISGGKPLLLLVIAAFGLLILQNSTGVMMAYVFGAPPAYGLFAGSISLAGGYGTAIAWGQSSLTEGMQGAQELGIAFATFGLIAGGIMGGPIAEWLIRRHNLQGTGETAEGQDADRKQPIAGTAQASPSISSTLGMAMAIAICVQAGDLVNIFLSEKGLELPGFLTAMAVGIVITNSTDALNIRLNPVARQKTEEISLQLFLSMSLMSMQLWILAGAFSTILIVIFAQMAVISLFTVLIVFRLAGKDYDASVMAAGFAGLGMGATPVGIANMNAVTSKYGPSTKAFLIIPLVGAFFLDIANAFVIKTFLSFPFMQ; encoded by the coding sequence ATGACAATATTTATTGAAGGTGCCAGCGTTATCACCATTGCCGTTACGGTCTGGTTTTTGGGCACCGCCGTCAATCGGCATGTTCCCCTGCTTTCGCGCTATAATATTCCCGTTTCGGTTACCGGTGGCTTGCTCTGCAGTGCTCTGACAGCACTTCTTTTCTATGCCGCCGGTGTGACCGTGGAATTTGATCTGGCCTTACGAGACCTGTTGTTGCTTGTGTTCTTCTCCACCATCGGGCTGTCAGCAAAATTCAGGACATTGATCTCTGGCGGCAAACCGCTGCTGCTCCTTGTCATTGCGGCTTTCGGCCTTCTCATCTTGCAGAACTCGACCGGTGTCATGATGGCGTATGTCTTCGGGGCACCTCCCGCTTACGGGCTGTTTGCCGGCAGCATTTCCCTGGCCGGGGGATATGGCACGGCAATTGCCTGGGGACAATCAAGCCTGACAGAGGGAATGCAGGGGGCTCAGGAACTGGGTATTGCCTTCGCCACTTTCGGATTGATCGCCGGTGGCATTATGGGGGGACCGATTGCCGAATGGCTTATTCGCCGCCATAATCTGCAAGGAACGGGGGAAACTGCTGAAGGACAGGATGCAGACAGGAAACAGCCAATTGCCGGCACCGCGCAGGCTTCCCCGTCAATCTCCTCCACCCTCGGCATGGCCATGGCAATCGCCATCTGTGTTCAAGCGGGAGATCTGGTGAATATTTTCCTGTCCGAAAAAGGACTGGAGCTTCCCGGTTTTCTAACAGCAATGGCCGTTGGGATCGTCATCACGAATTCGACCGATGCCCTGAACATTCGTCTGAATCCGGTGGCCCGGCAGAAAACAGAGGAAATCAGCCTGCAGCTGTTTCTTTCCATGAGCCTGATGAGCATGCAGCTATGGATTTTGGCTGGTGCCTTCAGCACCATTCTGATTGTGATATTCGCGCAAATGGCGGTGATCAGCCTGTTCACGGTCCTGATCGTCTTCCGGCTCGCCGGCAAAGACTATGATGCCAGCGTCATGGCAGCGGGGTTTGCCGGCCTTGGCATGGGCGCAACCCCGGTGGGCATCGCCAACATGAACGCGGTGACCAGCAAATATGGCCCGTCCACCAAGGCTTTCCTGATCATTCCGCTGGTCGGGGCGTTCTTCCTGGATATCGCCAATGCCTTTGTCATCAAGACATTTCTCAGCTTTCCCTTTATGCAATAG
- a CDS encoding M23 family metallopeptidase: MPVAAVLAGGIVGAVVATTFMGSSNEPPEVKIAAQAPQIAEKTPEQDQVQLEEKQTNVAVAAYAQPQAPTVEELTKTVSVGKGDTLMKVLTRAGADRSESHQAIAALTEVFDPRDLKIGQDVTLQFSTDDADLTKDSVVPSLMSVSLNEAVDRQLAAIRTPGAGFTAQETVLELDKSLVRAGGVIQNSLFLTAAQAGIPTKTIIDLIRIFSYDVDFQREIQPGDSFEVYFERFSDDTGRILKDGAIHWATMTLSGKEISVYRFKTADDGFTDYYDAKGRSVKKTLMRTPIDGARLTSGFGKRKHPTLGYTKMHRGVDFGARSGTPIMAAGNGVVEVAGRNGGYGNYVRIRHNGSYKTAYAHMKKFAKGVRKGSRVKQGQIIGYVGTTGRSTGPHLHYEVHRGGKQINPLSVKLPAGRKLGGKMLTAFREHSKKLNTEVANTALETQLASSD; the protein is encoded by the coding sequence TTGCCAGTCGCTGCCGTCCTGGCAGGTGGAATTGTCGGTGCAGTCGTCGCCACGACCTTCATGGGATCGTCAAATGAACCGCCAGAAGTAAAGATTGCGGCGCAAGCGCCCCAGATAGCAGAGAAAACACCCGAACAAGATCAGGTGCAACTGGAAGAAAAGCAAACCAATGTTGCCGTCGCTGCGTACGCACAGCCACAAGCACCTACTGTTGAAGAACTGACCAAAACGGTATCTGTCGGCAAGGGTGATACGCTGATGAAGGTTTTAACACGGGCTGGGGCGGATCGTTCGGAAAGCCATCAAGCCATTGCCGCTCTGACAGAAGTGTTTGATCCACGCGACCTCAAAATCGGTCAGGATGTAACTCTACAATTTAGCACCGACGATGCTGATCTGACAAAAGACTCTGTTGTACCCAGCCTTATGAGTGTTTCGCTGAATGAAGCTGTCGACCGGCAACTTGCCGCCATACGGACACCCGGCGCCGGATTTACAGCACAAGAAACCGTTTTGGAGCTTGATAAAAGCCTCGTCAGGGCCGGCGGCGTTATTCAAAATTCCTTGTTTCTAACAGCCGCACAAGCAGGCATCCCAACAAAGACGATTATCGATCTGATCCGAATATTCAGTTATGACGTAGATTTCCAGCGCGAAATACAACCCGGTGACAGCTTCGAAGTCTATTTCGAACGTTTTTCAGACGATACAGGCCGAATTCTGAAAGATGGGGCAATTCATTGGGCCACAATGACCCTCAGCGGAAAGGAAATATCCGTTTACAGGTTTAAAACGGCAGATGACGGTTTTACGGATTATTATGATGCAAAAGGCCGCAGCGTTAAGAAGACCCTGATGCGAACGCCCATTGACGGCGCACGTTTGACATCTGGCTTTGGTAAAAGGAAGCATCCCACACTCGGATATACAAAAATGCATCGCGGTGTGGATTTTGGTGCCCGTAGCGGTACCCCCATCATGGCAGCCGGTAATGGTGTGGTAGAGGTCGCAGGTCGTAATGGTGGATATGGAAATTACGTGCGCATCCGGCATAACGGTTCCTATAAAACGGCCTATGCCCATATGAAGAAATTCGCGAAAGGTGTCCGTAAAGGCTCCCGGGTTAAACAGGGGCAAATAATTGGATATGTTGGCACGACCGGACGGTCCACAGGTCCTCACCTTCATTACGAGGTACATCGAGGCGGAAAGCAGATTAATCCGCTATCCGTAAAACTGCCTGCAGGCCGAAAGCTTGGCGGAAAAATGCTCACCGCATTTAGAGAGCATTCCAAAAAGCTGAATACGGAAGTCGCGAATACAGCCCTCGAAACGCAATTGGCGAGCAGCGACTAG